In Sardina pilchardus chromosome 8, fSarPil1.1, whole genome shotgun sequence, the genomic window GAGGAGCAAGAAAATCAAAATGGGAATTCTTCAATTCCTACAAAAATGTCCTAAAGTCAAGATCTTTCATAAGGTAAAGATTTGTATAAATTAAACGTGAAATATTTTGGATCTATATGTTGAATTTCTCACAAATCAGTTAAGTTGAAATATCTGACGCATAAAATTGCCTAACTGAATAGGTCTTAATTTGTTTGATTTTATTCTGCTCTTCTTCTTGCTTCCTCATACCCCTTTAATAAAAAATGTAAGACAGGGCTCATCAAAAAGGAGCTTGCCCCTGACAGCAGATTCCATGCTGATATTTTTGCAGGTATGTCTATCTCATATCTTCATTGTTTATAAGCACACAGTTAGTAGTGGAACAGTAGAGATCTTGTGAAACTATAGGGAACCAAGGCACATTTTGTAGAACACAATACTCTCAGGTTCACCTCCAACTCTTGTCTGTTAGAGTCAACTGGTAATGACGTCCAACCTTGTGAGGATGCTACACACCCAGAGCAGGCCACAAAGGAACGGAAACCTCAGAAATCCTCATGCTTCTCAAGACTCATTGCTGCTGTAATGAGGAAGAAGTCTAGAGTCAGTCCAGTGTAACTTGCACAAATATAAGTCTAGAGGAGATCTAGAGTCAGTTCAAAGTACCTGAATATTGCATAAATAAGTCTAGAGGAAGTCTAAAATCAGTCCAGAgtgacaaaacacaacacaacacccatTACAAATACCCAATACAAATCAAAACATTCTGGCAtattacttttattttgaattgcattgagctcaatgagaatgaaaccagctaataggctaactgaaataaaaaccataccaatctcttggtatggtgaatggtatagtgttgatgtggggttattttaatcccaaggggactttatcatgGTTAtagtatttagcagatgcttgtGTCCAAAGCAAgctacaaataacaacaatgcaACAGCCATAACCATATTGGCAACCTGATGAAACATAAGACCTCTTAGAAATCATACAGTAGTATAGATTCTTGTCGTAGTACTGTACATCAATGGTCATTCTTATCCATGATTAATACTATTAGTTATTCCTTGTGCTTGTTACTCCATTTGAGATTTTTATTTACCTTCCTGCTCCCATTGGTTTATTGTGGTCTTTACATTATAGGGAGAGGTACTGAATAACGCAAACAAGTTACCAAATGCAAGCAATTATGACGTAAAAGGTTCATTTATTCTGTCAAGGTGGTGCCACCAGGTACTTGTCATAGTGTGACAACTGAACCCAAACTCAAAAGGGCAAATATGGtccatatgtttgtgtttgcacagTTGTTTTAATTGCTCCATAAATGAGATGATTGCCTGTGTTATAACAACAGCACGGATGGCAGGTCTAAATTGTATCATGcactgtgatgtgttgtgtagtgttggGCACCGTGTGTGGTGCTTGTGGCCTGCGCCGTGGATTGCCACTTCTCCAAGACGAGGCTTATTTCCACTGTCAGAGGCTGCACTGGGGTAGGTGTGCGATCATCTGCAGGAGGCTCTGCATCTCCGTCTTTATGAGCCTTCCCTTTCCctgcagaatacacacacacacacacacacacacacacacacacacacacacactctctctctcaatgatTTCAATAATGTTCATGAAATGTATGCACATAACAAACTGCCACTGTTGAAACGGTTTGCAAATACAGAACGCTGTAAGTTCTATTTGTTCTATTCAGAGTGTCACTCGCAGAGAGCGCACACAGGGCAGTTTTTAAACTGTAGAGCATCTTTGCACTTTCACTGCACTAGACTGAATTTACAAATACACCCATGGGGCCCCTGCCAGATGTAGCCAGTAGGAGATGGGTAGACAATGAAACACATGGTGAGTTGTCTTGTCATTTCATAATGACAAAATCATCATGTATTAGGCTCATATGTTTTCACCTTTGGCATCTCCTTGTTTgactttcttctcctctttcctcttctcttcttttcccttCTTTCCTTGTTCCTATACGGAAGGAGGATATCATTGGCACATTGACTGAGGTCATGTATTCAAACATGGAAATGGAAATGCATTCCAGCGCGTACAAATATGCACAACAATGTTAAGAAACTGACAAAAATTGTTTGCGTGTACAACCAAGTCTCTGCAGTGATTTAGGGGACTTAATGTGGAATGAGAAGGAGTGGCCCATCCTCAAGTGGCACAGGCCTGGTATGACACACTCTCGTGGGTCTCAAAGGCCCTTGGGTCTTCCTCATGTGGAACATCTAATGCTCACAGATGCAGTGAGCAGCTGACACTGATAAGTGCTGTGTTGAACCAAAGCAAGAGCGTTCAATTTGGCAAAGTagaagcacagagagaaagagagaaagtgcgtGTTTATAGGGCTTGTTGTGTGGAAAGCTATCTTGGCTACCTGTTCCAAAGCAATTAAGCAATTAAGTGGCCTTGCATTGCCACTGTTACAGTAAATGGAATTTCTGAGTCCTCAAGTCATCATTTCTGCTGAAGTTTATGAATGAAACATGTTTCTAGATCCCACCACTCAGATGGATAGGTACTGTAGCTTCCAGGCTACCAAACACTTTTTACCAActcaattaggctactgtacaatATACAAACCTTATTAAGTACTATAGGCTTAAACCAAATGTATATCTGACATAATGTGCGACATCAACATCAGGCAGCACCAGTTAACCATATCTGAGTTATTTGATTGGCTACAAATTTGACTCAGTACAGATCGGTAACGGCACAAGCATTCTTTGAGGCTGGGTAAAGCCTATTCAGCTTTTCTTGTAAGTTATGGCCTAATTTCCTCAGTgtgctaaacaaaacaaaacatgtaaaaatgcttgcactgtacacacataacaaaaaaagatacaagGGTTTTGTTCAGGGCTGACACCTTGAGCAGCAGGTTTTGTAGGTGGTTGAGTTTAAGTGGAGGGGTGGACCTACTGTAGCCTGGCTAGagccaccacttctcaatgagacctggtctgggaaccaaacgttcattttctcgcgccactgatgtctatcaaatgcgtctgtgcatagctcatcatcgtcttgctttcccccctgttctgtgttgtcccctatctgaggcaaaaatgagggcggtagtttccaggctgccttagcagcgtgaatcaaatcgcgcAAAACGCAGcttgggaacacccaggctagggtGGACCTTTTTGCACCAGAGATTTTAATCCGTTCAGTATATAcgcttttgatcccgtgaggaaaattcagtctctgcatttattccaatccgtgaattagtgaacacgcacacagtgaggtgaagcacacactaacccggggcggtgagctgcctgctaaacagcggcgcttggggagcagtgagggggtaggtgccttgctcaagggcacttcagctgtggatgagagcgtgggagagcagtgctcaacagCAGTGTTAAGGccatcgcccaccagaagcgtacgcggcgcgccgcgccacgaaaaaacttagaattccattgttttcaatggagcatcgcccactggaaacgtctgccgcgcagcagccgcacagagatagaaaactattctaaaatcctgcgcggcaagcccagaccgccgaacaccgctgaacgccgtttctggtgggcgttgggctttACAGGCCCTCACCTGTTGCTGCTGTGTCTGACAGGTTGCCTCTAGGACCCCAAGATCACACAACAGGTGGACACTGTCCTGACCCAACACCAGGTTTCGGAGGTCCAGGTGGGTGGAACCCAGAGACTGGTAAACTGGAGGCTCCTGCACAAGCTCCAATAAAGactccttcttttttttcttcttcttatcCTGGCAGACAACAGAATGAACAAAGAAGATGCATTACTTTCAGTCTCCAGTGGATTTTCATGTGTTTCATTTTCATCAAAAAGGGATTCACAATAAATCACATGCACtaacaaataaatgttttacaTATCATGTAAAGACTATTTTTCTTGTGTTGGCAGGTAGCTGGATGAGAAacaggataatgtatagaatgccaGTCAAATAAGTCCCTTGAGGGCAACCCAAGACCCTTACACTGCACATCAGGGTCCGGTTCACCCTGTCGGAACTTATTTTCCTGATAATGCGTTCTATTCATTACATACGCTAAAAATCTAATTTAAGGAGGAGATGTATGtctacatttatttgtttgatggCTTGAAACAATACGTCTACAAAACCAGTGACTATAGGGACTAACTGTGGGGACACAGGAGAAGACGCCTGTCTTGGTCTTGTTAACATAAAGTGTAGTAGGATGGTATTGCCAGACACATACAGGACTGGACTCGTTGGAGAAGATGGATTGTCACTGATTGTGTTCATGAGGGACTGGGCTTGTCAGGTAAGAGGTTGGTTTCACAGTCCATTGCATAAATTTGGTAGTTCACATGGTGGGCTAATTAATGACCTCTTTTGCTGATCCTTTTTTGTCCGTTGCTGATTTGGCCCCTGGTGTCTCAGAGGAGGATGCTGGCCATGAAGTGACCTGCAGAAGAAACATGAAGATAATAAACAGGCAGATGATAACAAACGCCACAATTAAATGGTAATAAACACATGGAAAGAGACAGATCATGTGaagtttcttcttctttcttcttcttgtttCGGTGAGAAGCCGGCAAGTAGGTGGTTAGtcaacaaccaaacaaacacagtttAAAGCTAGTCTTTTTAATtacagaattgttcacatttATTGCCACCACTGGTAAAGATGAGTAAAAAGAGCCATCAAAAAATCATCTAAAATAACTACCCTACTGTACCTGTACACTAAAAGCCTTTGTGTCATATATTTCTCCAGCCATTCATAACAGCTACCATTTTTACATTATACTATTTGCAATTGATCTCTGTAGACTTCTATGAATATGAATCAGGACTGATGTTGATAACACAACAACAGCCAATAATCTGCACTTAAATGCAGATAGTTTACGCAACAAGATCAAGCTGTTGATAATGGCACAGTAAAGACAGACAAAGGACCAATACATCTGGTAGAGTGGCGCTGGATTCCAGTGCAAGGCTGATGTAGTTCTAATGGAACCACATTTGACCAATTTAAGCTTTAAGTTTTACGCTTTATTTCTTATTCGCCTCACTTCTAGTAGTTTCATTCTTTAGCGCACAGTCACCTCTgattttcactttttttctttcatccaGTATCATTGTGTATCATTTCTTGTTCTGTGATCTGTGCACTAAGCACAGAATGAGGTTTCTGTATCTACTGCctaccttctcctcctctacgcTCAACCACAGGCCTTGCAGGAGGAAGTTCTTCAGGGTGGACAGATCTCTGATccggtgtgtgtctgagtgcttCAAATCCATGGCCTCTGCCCACGAGTGAACAATACTGCTGTACTTCATCACTGGCAATGCTACGAGAAGGGGACAAATGGattgagtgagggagagagggagagagggagagagagagagagagaggggtaggaaATTACTGTGCCAATGTAACCAATGTTTACTGTTTGTACAGAGCAACAAAGCCTCATATGGAATTAATGAGGTGTAGACCAAGGAGGATCAAACCCTGGACAAAACCACGGTGTTGCAAACTACTACTAATGACAAAATGACTTTAATCAGGTCTTAGGCGCCTCTGTGTGGCTCCATGTGGCTCTAACACTAGAGTAACTCCAGAGTTATTGCAATGCAGTCTTGAGTGAAAGTTTGGGTCTGTGTCGGACGTatctgtatttgtttatgtttgtgcgcatgcctgtgtgtgcacatgcctgtgtgtgtgtgtgtgtgtgtgtgtgtgtgtgtgtgtgtgtgtgtggagttctcACAATCCTTTGATTCATCTCTAGTCCCCGACATCAAAAGAGCATCTGCGCTGACGGCTGCCTGAGTGATATCCACCCCTTGATGCACCTCTTCTCCCTGAGAGCTGTTGGCAGTTTCTTGGTCCTTTAAGTCCAGTTGTGCCAAAATTGAGCCTTGTCTCTGGATACATAATAAAGACAGTCagaaatgaataatgaatattaCACTTCACAAAACTGCCATGTAAAAATGACACAACTAATTCCTCTCCATATGGCAACAAGCTAATTATGTTGGAATATATACCCTGACAGCAGGTGGCTCAACGAGTCATGAGTTGAGCCACCTGCTCCATCAGTATTATCACACAGAATGTAGCAGCTACAAAACATTACGGCAGGAAGTGGCTTTTCaagtctatctctctttctctctcacacatgcttgCACGCACTCAAATTATGTATAAAGCTGTTTGTTGCCTGACTCTCAACACATCATTGTCATGCTGCTGTCAAATCATTGATTTACTCACTCCAGTGGAAACACTGGTATAAGTGTCTTTTATAAGTGCTGAGTTTTTCTAAAATGTATAGTATATgtcatgtctgtgttgtttgtgttttctgaaTGGTCCCCTGAGTCTGGCACTAAAGACGATGATCATGCtaatgacgatgatgatgatgatgatgatgattatatgTGTGCTTaatggttgtgtctgtgtgcggagTTAGAGACCTGGTCTGTGAGGAACTGGTAGGTGACGAGGTAGTTGTAGCTGACCAAGGGGAAGTCAGCAGAGGCACTGCTCTGAGGGACGGGAGGCTGAGGAACACCTCGGATCACTCCAAAAGACACATTCACAACAGCCTCATCTAACACCAGATctgaggacaggaagagaggacatGTCAAGGACACAcgcaacaacacacacgcacgcacgcacgcacatacacacctaaaCAGACgaacaacaaacagacaggccAAAAGCTACATGGACAGATGGACCAACACACAGAGAACCTTTGAGCGTTGCCAGCCCTTTGAAGCGATGGCGGTCTTGAGGGCCAACACGAGTGCCATCCAGGTACAAGAGGCGAGGCAGGCGGTCAATCATGAGGCCTGGGTAACCAGGGCTCAGCACTAGTGGGTTTCCCTCCAGAACAAGTGTCCGCAGGCACGGCAAGGTTGACACGGCCTCCAACATGGCACCAAGCCTCTCAAACCCACACCAGCTCAGGTCAAGCGATACCAGCTGTGGCCTAGAGGGGGCACAGAGTCGTAGGTCAATGCCACAGACCAGACCAGGGGCCTCgtgagaatgtgcggtcctCCACGCAAACTTCATGTCTGGCCTACGCACATTTTCAGTTTCGTCAGTTGGCGACACGTAGAGGCAATGCAGCGCAACAACATTAGTTGATCACgaatcaaggcctttatttgcaTAGCATATTGTGAAATGTGGGCTATTAAAAATAACACTTCAAAGTAGGCTTATGTTTCTAGATAAATGGGCACAGAACATGCGTAAATACTAGCAACAGCCTAtatctgcaattaaaactgtagtcttatcagaggatatcaagaattagGCAATGTGAAACATATAGAGATATAGTGCATTTACAGTAGCTCCATGATTATTCACTggcttatcaaacatttcagatttaaCATTAAGAGCTTTAATTCCTTCCTCGAAATCTGCGATGAACGGGGTCGGCTTCACGCACATGTCCATGCTTAAAACATTTTCCGggtgttttcacatatttccgatagtttacagtaaaacaaaacacaatggGACAAGATGATCCGCGTGAATAGCTGTAGCTTGCCTAATATGTGCGAATTGAATAATTTTcctgactgactgcatactTCGACTTTCCTCGTgtaagcattcacattattgttgtcACACTTGTGCAAAATACAGGAATATGATCCAGAAATCGTTGTGGCAAAGCCTGGATAAACTTCTACTATGGATGCGCGATGCGTGGTCTCTTACTCGGGCACGAGTGATTTAATGACCTTTTAATTAATGCAGTCATTTTGTAATGCTTCAAATAGCCACCAAACCGCGTTATGTGAACCTTGTCACCTAAttgcagactgaccaatgaATCTGCCATGGCCTCTGACCCTAGTAGAGACTGCCATGCCActactgtttaaaaaaaaaaaaaaaaaaaatgtttttattaattacagatgataaagacGTAAGTTTCTTTGCCATTTTGTCggataagagcacttctacctcgcaatcgctggtaataaacttttaaaacatttttgatttgattattgcattttgtagcaggtttgagaacggatggatccacaaatgagttttaacttttttttttttagtatatttttttggctttttatgcctttaatgaaagGGACAGTGGAGAatcgacaggaagtgaatgggagagagagcagggatgggagccggaaaggaccacggggcgggaatcgaacccgggtcgccagcgtacgatgcaggtgccccagccagtcgagCCACAGCTGGGCCGAGTTTTAACTTTTATTAATATTGTGGGATAAGCCCataaaatgagtgtgattgagggaggagagagggtggagtataatgctcgtgcatgtgcatgaatttttttgtgtgcaatgtTTTAGTAGGAATTCCAcgcaagtctttgtacatgaggccccagagGTACAGAAgcaatggcaaaaaaaaaaaaaaaatgttagtgcTACACTGATGACCTAGAAACTGCTTAGCATATGGTATTC contains:
- the LOC134089245 gene encoding leucine-rich repeat-containing protein 43-like isoform X1, translating into MKPICALSTVIENEMKSLCLRDFPCGKGSWRTDDTHETSNKEANTEELGSLIDLLTCSRSPWKYEGSWSDQVAALREHCVRKSECLSDDFVYTFLTSIRVVGQRVSLIDEGLLHFSKLEQLVLSVNCISDIPLKHIPLTLQVLELYANEICSLRGVREHHLPCLQHLGLGRNPLGSTEDLQYISSSFWPQLVSLDLSWCGFERLGAMLEAVSTLPCLRTLVLEGNPLVLSPGYPGLMIDRLPRLLYLDGTRVGPQDRHRFKGLATLKDLVLDEAVVNVSFGVIRGVPQPPVPQSSASADFPLVSYNYLVTYQFLTDQRQGSILAQLDLKDQETANSSQGEEVHQGVDITQAAVSADALLMSGTRDESKDSLPVMKYSSIVHSWAEAMDLKHSDTHRIRDLSTLKNFLLQGLWLSVEEEKVTSWPASSSETPGAKSATDKKGSAKEDKKKKKKKESLLELVQEPPVYQSLGSTHLDLRNLVLGQDSVHLLCDLGVLEATCQTQQQQEQGKKGKEEKRKEEKKVKQGDAKGKGKAHKDGDAEPPADDRTPTPVQPLTVEISLVLEKWQSTAQATSTTHGAQHYTTHHSA
- the LOC134089245 gene encoding leucine-rich repeat-containing protein 43-like isoform X3 — protein: MALVLTWHYIKARPTRTDDTHETSNKEANTEELGSLIDLLTCSRSPWKYEGSWSDQVAALREHCVRKSECLSDDFVYTFLTSIRVVGQRVSLIDEGLLHFSKLEQLVLSVNCISDIPLKHIPLTLQVLELYANEICSLRGVREHHLPCLQHLGLGRNPLGSTEDLQYISSSFWPQLVSLDLSWCGFERLGAMLEAVSTLPCLRTLVLEGNPLVLSPGYPGLMIDRLPRLLYLDGTRVGPQDRHRFKGLATLKDLVLDEAVVNVSFGVIRGVPQPPVPQSSASADFPLVSYNYLVTYQFLTDQRQGSILAQLDLKDQETANSSQGEEVHQGVDITQAAVSADALLMSGTRDESKDSLPVMKYSSIVHSWAEAMDLKHSDTHRIRDLSTLKNFLLQGLWLSVEEEKVTSWPASSSETPGAKSATDKKGSAKEDKKKKKKKESLLELVQEPPVYQSLGSTHLDLRNLVLGQDSVHLLCDLGVLEATCQTQQQQEQGKKGKEEKRKEEKKVKQGDAKGKGKAHKDGDAEPPADDRTPTPVQPLTVEISLVLEKWQSTAQATSTTHGAQHYTTHHSA
- the LOC134089245 gene encoding leucine-rich repeat-containing protein 43-like isoform X4, encoding MERTDDTHETSNKEANTEELGSLIDLLTCSRSPWKYEGSWSDQVAALREHCVRKSECLSDDFVYTFLTSIRVVGQRVSLIDEGLLHFSKLEQLVLSVNCISDIPLKHIPLTLQVLELYANEICSLRGVREHHLPCLQHLGLGRNPLGSTEDLQYISSSFWPQLVSLDLSWCGFERLGAMLEAVSTLPCLRTLVLEGNPLVLSPGYPGLMIDRLPRLLYLDGTRVGPQDRHRFKGLATLKDLVLDEAVVNVSFGVIRGVPQPPVPQSSASADFPLVSYNYLVTYQFLTDQRQGSILAQLDLKDQETANSSQGEEVHQGVDITQAAVSADALLMSGTRDESKDSLPVMKYSSIVHSWAEAMDLKHSDTHRIRDLSTLKNFLLQGLWLSVEEEKVTSWPASSSETPGAKSATDKKGSAKEDKKKKKKKESLLELVQEPPVYQSLGSTHLDLRNLVLGQDSVHLLCDLGVLEATCQTQQQQEQGKKGKEEKRKEEKKVKQGDAKGKGKAHKDGDAEPPADDRTPTPVQPLTVEISLVLEKWQSTAQATSTTHGAQHYTTHHSA
- the LOC134089245 gene encoding leucine-rich repeat-containing protein 43-like isoform X2, yielding MKPICALSTVIENEMKSLCLRDFPCGKGSWRTDDTHETSNKEANTEELGSLIDLLTCSRSPWKYEGSWSDQVAALREHCVRKSECLSDDFVYTFLTSIRVVSLIDEGLLHFSKLEQLVLSVNCISDIPLKHIPLTLQVLELYANEICSLRGVREHHLPCLQHLGLGRNPLGSTEDLQYISSSFWPQLVSLDLSWCGFERLGAMLEAVSTLPCLRTLVLEGNPLVLSPGYPGLMIDRLPRLLYLDGTRVGPQDRHRFKGLATLKDLVLDEAVVNVSFGVIRGVPQPPVPQSSASADFPLVSYNYLVTYQFLTDQRQGSILAQLDLKDQETANSSQGEEVHQGVDITQAAVSADALLMSGTRDESKDSLPVMKYSSIVHSWAEAMDLKHSDTHRIRDLSTLKNFLLQGLWLSVEEEKVTSWPASSSETPGAKSATDKKGSAKEDKKKKKKKESLLELVQEPPVYQSLGSTHLDLRNLVLGQDSVHLLCDLGVLEATCQTQQQQEQGKKGKEEKRKEEKKVKQGDAKGKGKAHKDGDAEPPADDRTPTPVQPLTVEISLVLEKWQSTAQATSTTHGAQHYTTHHSA